The DNA segment GACTGGGGTGGCCTCGGAATCAATCAAGATTGGGCGTGTCCGCTTGATTTTTTCCTGGATCGTCATCAGCGCTTTGATGAGCGCTTCCGGACGCGGCGGGCAGCCGGAAACGTAGACATCCACGGGCAGAAAGAGATCAATCCCCTGCACGACCGAATAGCTGCGGAACATACCGCCACTGGATGCACAGACGCCCATCGAGATCACCCATTTGGGATCAGGCATTTGGTCGTAAATCTTGCGGACAACCCATGCCATCTTGTAGGTCACCGTACCGGCAACGATGAGCAGGTCCGATTGGCGGGGTGTAAATCCCATCTTTTCGGAGCCGAAGCGCGCTACATCGAAGCGCGAGGCAGCAAACGCCATCATCTC comes from the Armatimonadota bacterium genome and includes:
- the nuoB gene encoding NADH-quinone oxidoreductase subunit B → MGVINPIANGGFLTTTVEAAINWAQANSLWPMPLGISCCGIEMMAFAASRFDVARFGSEKMGFTPRQSDLLIVAGTVTYKMAWVVRKIYDQMPDPKWVISMGVCASSGGMFRSYSVVQGIDLFLPVDVYVSGCPPRPEALIKALMTIQEKIKRTRPILIDSEATPVEAIEVQRTPSGLLVPAE